CCCACGGCATCAGCCCCCACCACCCCATCACCTACACGGCCTTCCCCTTCATCCTCTGGGCGGCGCTGCGCTTCGAGGCCCGGGGCACCAGCCTCGCCCTGCTCGCGCTCGCCGCGGTGTCCATCCTGCACACCATCACCGGCAGCGGCCCCTTCGTCCTGGAAGCCCACGGCGCCGCCTCCTCCCGCGCGAGCCTCATCTACCTCCAGTCCTTCCTCGCGGTGATCGGCGCCTCGGGGCTGCTGCTCGCCGCGGCGGTGAGCGAGCTGCGGCGCGCGCGCGAGAAGAGCGAGCGGCTCAACGCGGAGCTGCGCGCGTCACTCGAGGAGCTGGCCGCCACCCAGCGCGAGCTCGTGCACCGCGAGCGCATGGCCGCAGTGGGCGAGCTGTCCGCCAGCGTGGCCCACGAGGTGCGCAACCCCCTGGGCGTCATCGCCAACGCCGTGGCCGCCCTCACCCGCAGCGCCCAGCCCGACGCCAACAGCACCACGTGGCAGTTGCTCGGCGCCATGGGCGAGGAGGTCGGGCGGTTGGATCTCCTCATCACCGGACTGGTGGACTTCGCCCGGCCCCTCGAGCCGCAGCTGCTGTTCCAGCCGCTGGGTCCGGTGGTGGAAGGAGCGCTGGAGTCCGCGCTGAGCGCCGAGCCCCGGCCCAGCACGCTCCAGGTGACGCGCGCGATGGATCCCTCGCTGCCCGACATCCCCCTGGATGCCCAACTCCTGCACCGGGCGCTCCACAACCTCTTCCTCAACGCCCTGCAGGCCATGCCCCAGGGCGGCTCGCTCCGGGTGGAGATGTCCCACCAGGTGAAACCGCCGGGCCTGCCCCACGCCCTCGTCTCCATCACCGACACCGGCCCGGGCATCCGCCCCGAGGTGATGCAGCGCCTCTTCGATCCCTTCTTCACCACCAAGGCCCTGGGCACCGGCCTGGGGCTGCCCATCGTGCGCGGCATCGTGGAGGCGCACCGCGGTCAGGTGGAGGTGAACAGCACC
Above is a window of Cystobacter fuscus DNA encoding:
- a CDS encoding MASE1 domain-containing protein codes for the protein MPKPKHIVQTWSPLGSGAAFVLLYGLGTWLGMGLSPQDEQLSAIWPPSGVLLTALLLARWRHWPVLLLLAVVVGPFTSMPGHWPNTRTLLMSACNGLEVFVGAFLLRRYAGLNPSLERVRDVLALLAVALVSPVLNATPGVTLLALHGKIAWEQWWAQWRVFWVGDAMGLLLVTPLLLTWGQLDQVFWSRPRAREFAVLLLGLVSTLHLGFHWIPHGISPHHPITYTAFPFILWAALRFEARGTSLALLALAAVSILHTITGSGPFVLEAHGAASSRASLIYLQSFLAVIGASGLLLAAAVSELRRAREKSERLNAELRASLEELAATQRELVHRERMAAVGELSASVAHEVRNPLGVIANAVAALTRSAQPDANSTTWQLLGAMGEEVGRLDLLITGLVDFARPLEPQLLFQPLGPVVEGALESALSAEPRPSTLQVTRAMDPSLPDIPLDAQLLHRALHNLFLNALQAMPQGGSLRVEMSHQVKPPGLPHALVSITDTGPGIRPEVMQRLFDPFFTTKALGTGLGLPIVRGIVEAHRGQVEVNSTLGQGTTITLRLPLSSTSRGFTTTRLPSQKENDVPAQPGAGPPPQKGMLSSSPPPPPL